The nucleotide window GGCGATGTCGTAGGCGAACGACATCTCGTGCGTGACGAGCACCATGGTCATGCCGGAGTGCTCGGCGAGCTCCTTGATCACCTGCAGCACCTCCTCCACTCGTTCGGGGTCGAGGGCCGAGGTCACCTCGTCGAACATCATGATCTGCGGCTGCATGGCGAGCGCCCGCGCGATGGCCACGCGCTGCTGCTCCCCGCCCGACATCTGCCGCGGGTACGCGTGCGCCCGTTCGCGCAGTCCCACCCGGGTGAGCAGCTCCATGGCCTGCGCCAGGGCGGTGCGCCGCGGCACGCGCAGCACCTGGGTCGGCGCCTCGGCGACGTTCTCGACGGCGGTCAGCCGGGGGAACAGGTTGAACTGCTGGAAGACCATGCCGATCTTCCCACGGATGCGCCGGGTCGCCCGCTTGTCGGACAGCACGAGCGGCTCGCCGTCGATCTCGATCACGCCGGCCGTGCACTCCTCCAGCGTCATGAGCAGCCGCAGCAGCGTCGACTTGCCCGACCCGCTCGGGCCGATGACGGCGATGCGTTCTCCCGGCCGGACGGCGAGGTCGATCTCGTCCAGCACGCGCAGGTCGCCGAACGACTTCGTGACGCCGCTCAGCCGGATCGACGGCACCTCGGGTGCGTCAGGTTCGGACATCGAGCCTTGCCTCCAGCCGGCCGACGAGCAGGGACACCGGGATGCAGATGACCAGGTAGATCAACGCGACGAGCGTGAACGGTTCCAGGTACTTGTACGAGAGCCCGCCGACGTTGCGTGCCGCGTTGACCAGCTCCACGACGCTGATCGTGGCGAGCAGCGAGCTCTCCTTGAACATGGCGATCAGGTAGCTGCCGAACTCGGGGACCAGCGGCGGCGCGGCGTACGGGAGCGTGATCCTGCGCCACGTCACCCGCGTCGGCAGGTTCAACGCGGCCGCGGCGTCCCACTGGCCGCGCGGCACGGCATCGATGCCGGATCGGTAGACCTCTGCCAGGTACGGACTGAAGTTGAGGCCGAGCGCGATGATGCCGGTCAGCACCGCGGGCAGCTTGATGCCGTAGGTCGGGAGGATGTAGAAGAGCACGAACAGCTGGATGAGGAACGGTGTGTTGCGCACCACCTCGACGTACGCGCGCACCAGGCCGCGGACGACCGCCTGCCGCGACCTCGCCAGCGCCGCGAGCACCAGCCCGCCGAGCAGCGCCAGCGCGAACGCCGTGCAGGTGGCGTACACCGTGACCCACGCACCGCGGATCAGGTACGGCAGGCTCTCCCTGGCGAACTCGAGATCGAACATGTCAGGCCCCTGCCGCTCGTACGCCGACGCGCCGCTCGAGCCACCGGACGCCGAGGCTCAGCGGGAAGCAGATGCAGAAGTACATGAGCAGGACGAGGGCGTAGACGCGGCCGGCGTCGTCGGTGAGCACGAACAGCTGCTGTCCCTGGAACGCCAGGTCGGCCACCGTGATGAGCGACACCAGCGAGCTCTCCTTGACGAGGATGATCGCCCGGTTGCCGAACAGCGGCACCATCGGCAGCAGCGCCGTCGGCACGACGATGCGGCGGAACGTCAGCGCCGGCGACATGTTGAGCGCGGTGGCCGCCTCCCGCAGGCCGGGGTCGACCGCGAGGATCCGCGAGCGCACGATCTCGGCGCCGTACGCCGCGGTGTTCGCGGTCAGCGCGAGGACCGCCGTGGTGAACGGCCCGAGGCCGGGGACGACCAGGGGCAGGACGTAGTAGAAGTAGAAGAGCTGCACGAGCAACGAGGTGCCGCGGAACAGGTCGCAGTAGACGCGGGCGACCGCGCGCACGGGCCACCACGGCGCCACCCGCGCGAAGCCGACGAGGAACGACGCCACGAGCGAGCACGCGCCGGACACCACCGTGATCTGGACGGTGACCCACGCACCGCGGAGCAGCGCGGGCAGGAGCTCGATCCACGAGGACATCGTGATCAGACGTCTCGCGCCGTCACTTCGCCTGGCGGAGACTCTTGCTGGTCAGCCCGTCCTCGGAGAGGTTCTCCTCCGTGAGGCCGTAGCGTTCGAGGATCTTCAGCACCGTGCCGTCCTCGCGCATCGCCGCGAGGCGCTCGTCGAGCGCCTCCCGCAGCGAGGTGTCCTTCGACCTGATGGCGAGCGCGCCGTGGTTGAACATCGGCTTGCCCGCGTCGTCGTGGATCTGCTCGTACGGGGTGGCGATCGCGAGCTCCGGCCGGCCCTTGACCACACCGGCGGCCTCGGGCTGCGGCAGGTAGACAGCGTCGACGCGCTTGCTCTCCAACGCACGGACGGCCGTCTCAGGAGCGGGGAACAGGACGGTCCTGTTCTCGGGCACCTTCGCGGTCTTCAGGTCCGTCACCTGCGTCGTGCCGACGAGGGTCGCCACCTTGACCTTGTCGTCCTTCGCGATGCCGGCGACGCTCCCGATGCCCTTGGGGTTGCCCTTGTGCACGACCATCGCCATGCCGGCGCGGTAGAACGGGTTCGTGAAGCCGACCTGCGCGCACCGCTCCGGCTTGATGTACATGCCGTTCGCGATGACGTCGTACTTGTCCGCGTTGAGGCCGGGGATGTAGGCGCTCGTGTCGCCGACCCACGTCGGCACCACCTTGTCGACGCCCAGCGGCTTCATCGCCGCGGAGATCATGTCGATGACGAAGCCCTCGAGCTTGCCGTCCGTCGTCGAGTACGAGTACGGCTTGAAGTTCGCCGTGCCGATGCGGATGCTCTTGCTCTTCTTGATCTTCGCCAGCGCGTCGCTGCCGCCGCCGGAGCCCGATCCGCAGCCGGTCGCGAACGCACCGACACCGCCCGCGAGGACGACCGCCGTTCCGAGGAACCGCCGTCTCGACATCTCGGTCATGGGGCACGACCTTCCGCTGCAACCGCCGGGAGCCCGGCGGGCCTTGACTCGACCACCCGAGAATGACACGGTTCATGAATGCGGTCAATCGAGCAGACTGAATCGAAGGATTCAGTCGCGGCCCGCGAGGTCCTGGAGACGATCAGGGCGGAGATGGCCGGCTTCTCGCCCGGCGAGCGGAAGGTGGCCAGGGCACTCCTGGCCGGGCCGCCGACGATCGGGCTCGAACCGTCCGCGCGACTGGCGAGCCAGGCCGGCGTCAGCGGTCCCACCGTGATCCGCTTCGCGAAC belongs to Streptosporangiales bacterium and includes:
- a CDS encoding ATP-binding cassette domain-containing protein translates to MSEPDAPEVPSIRLSGVTKSFGDLRVLDEIDLAVRPGERIAVIGPSGSGKSTLLRLLMTLEECTAGVIEIDGEPLVLSDKRATRRIRGKIGMVFQQFNLFPRLTAVENVAEAPTQVLRVPRRTALAQAMELLTRVGLRERAHAYPRQMSGGEQQRVAIARALAMQPQIMMFDEVTSALDPERVEEVLQVIKELAEHSGMTMVLVTHEMSFAYDIADRVVFMDAGRIVEEGTPDKVFKSPDSERTRAFLRNVLARWGWQEADTL
- the ehuB gene encoding ectoine/hydroxyectoine ABC transporter substrate-binding protein EhuB, with the protein product MTEMSRRRFLGTAVVLAGGVGAFATGCGSGSGGGSDALAKIKKSKSIRIGTANFKPYSYSTTDGKLEGFVIDMISAAMKPLGVDKVVPTWVGDTSAYIPGLNADKYDVIANGMYIKPERCAQVGFTNPFYRAGMAMVVHKGNPKGIGSVAGIAKDDKVKVATLVGTTQVTDLKTAKVPENRTVLFPAPETAVRALESKRVDAVYLPQPEAAGVVKGRPELAIATPYEQIHDDAGKPMFNHGALAIRSKDTSLREALDERLAAMREDGTVLKILERYGLTEENLSEDGLTSKSLRQAK
- the ehuD gene encoding ectoine/hydroxyectoine ABC transporter permease subunit EhuD, whose protein sequence is MFDLEFARESLPYLIRGAWVTVYATCTAFALALLGGLVLAALARSRQAVVRGLVRAYVEVVRNTPFLIQLFVLFYILPTYGIKLPAVLTGIIALGLNFSPYLAEVYRSGIDAVPRGQWDAAAALNLPTRVTWRRITLPYAAPPLVPEFGSYLIAMFKESSLLATISVVELVNAARNVGGLSYKYLEPFTLVALIYLVICIPVSLLVGRLEARLDVRT
- the ehuC gene encoding ectoine/hydroxyectoine ABC transporter permease subunit EhuC; amino-acid sequence: MSSWIELLPALLRGAWVTVQITVVSGACSLVASFLVGFARVAPWWPVRAVARVYCDLFRGTSLLVQLFYFYYVLPLVVPGLGPFTTAVLALTANTAAYGAEIVRSRILAVDPGLREAATALNMSPALTFRRIVVPTALLPMVPLFGNRAIILVKESSLVSLITVADLAFQGQQLFVLTDDAGRVYALVLLMYFCICFPLSLGVRWLERRVGVRAAGA